A window of the Pseudomonas sp. B21_DOA genome harbors these coding sequences:
- the mutY gene encoding A/G-specific adenine glycosylase yields MTAEQFSTAVLEWFDRHGRHDLPWQQDINPYRVWVSEIMLQQTQVSTVLNYFERFMAALPTVEALAAAPEDEVLHLWTGLGYYTRARNLQKTAKIVVSQYAGEFPRDVEKLTELPGIGLSTAGAIASISMGLRAPILDGNVKRVLARFTAQEGYPGEPKVAKQLWANAERFTPHDRVNAYTQAMMDLGATLCTRSKPSCLLCPLKRGCEAHMLGLETRYPIPKPRKAIPQKRTLMPMLANGEGAILLYRRPSTGLWGGLWSLPELDDLEDLQHLADQHSLTMGQQQALPSLVHTFSHFQLSIEPWLVQVQEASHHVAEADWLWYNLATPPRLGLAAPVKTLLERAAAVLNAGESP; encoded by the coding sequence ATGACAGCGGAGCAGTTTTCCACGGCGGTGCTGGAGTGGTTCGACCGACATGGCCGCCACGATTTGCCGTGGCAGCAGGACATCAATCCGTACCGGGTCTGGGTATCCGAGATCATGTTGCAGCAGACTCAGGTCAGCACCGTGCTCAATTACTTCGAGCGCTTCATGGCAGCCCTGCCGACGGTCGAAGCGCTGGCCGCAGCGCCGGAAGACGAGGTGCTGCACCTGTGGACCGGGCTGGGTTATTACACTCGCGCTCGCAATCTGCAGAAGACCGCGAAGATCGTCGTCAGCCAGTACGCTGGCGAATTCCCGCGTGACGTGGAAAAACTCACCGAGCTGCCAGGCATCGGCCTGTCCACCGCCGGCGCGATTGCCAGCATCAGCATGGGCCTGCGCGCGCCGATCCTCGACGGCAACGTCAAACGCGTGCTCGCGCGCTTCACCGCGCAAGAGGGCTATCCCGGCGAACCGAAGGTCGCCAAGCAGCTATGGGCCAACGCCGAGCGCTTCACCCCGCACGATCGGGTCAACGCCTACACCCAGGCGATGATGGATCTCGGCGCCACACTCTGCACGCGCAGCAAGCCGAGCTGCCTGCTGTGTCCGCTCAAGCGTGGCTGTGAAGCGCACATGCTTGGCCTGGAAACCCGCTACCCGATTCCCAAGCCACGCAAAGCCATCCCGCAGAAACGCACGCTGATGCCAATGCTCGCCAACGGCGAAGGTGCGATTCTGCTTTACCGCCGCCCGTCGACGGGACTGTGGGGCGGTTTGTGGAGCCTGCCGGAACTGGATGATCTGGAAGACCTGCAGCATCTGGCCGATCAGCACTCGCTGACCATGGGCCAGCAGCAGGCGCTGCCGAGCCTCGTCCATACGTTCAGCCATTTCCAGTTGTCCATCGAACCGTGGCTGGTTCAGGTGCAAGAAGCCAGCCATCACGTGGCCGAGGCCGACTGGCTCTGGTATAACCTCGCCACCCCGCCGCGCCTGGGCCTTGCTGCCCCGGTCAAGACCTTGCTCGAACGCGCGGCCGCCGTCTTGAATGCAGGAGAATCGCCATGA